In Serinus canaria isolate serCan28SL12 chromosome 4, serCan2020, whole genome shotgun sequence, the sequence TTTGGTTCAGAGTTCACTTCAGCCCCTGAAATGTATCTGTTTCTTTACTTGGAGCAGTACTACCACAAATTTGTTAAGAAAGCAGCATActatttaaaaaaggaaaaaaattattataatttcatACTTCTTTCTGTAGTGCCAAGTAGTCTGGGTATTACTTGCAGAGTAGAATAGTAATTACATCaatagtattttaatttttgtgcaCAAGATTCATTCCTAAACAGATTGACTCTGGGCTAATAAGGTGTTGCTTGGACTTAATTAAATGCTAGATTTGTGACAAGCTTTTCATATTGAAAAATCCATTAGAGCTCATCTGGTGGTTGAGTAGCTTTGCCTGATTTCATACAGAGTGCCAAGTTGCTCTTTAGATCAGCATCATCTTTGCCCTACCTGGGACAAAAAAGTGTTTGAAGTTGTTCTGGTGGGTTGTGGATTTGATGGTTTTGGTTGTGTGGggtggggatttttgtttgttggggtgTTTTGGTGGGGAGGGGTAGGGAGAGGGCAATTTAAGACATCTTGAGCTCTGCTGTAAGTCCTGTGACTTCTGggtcaaaaaaccccacacagaTTGTAGTTTGGGAAGAGGAAACGCTTTCAGTCAAGGTAAATGAGAAAGATGCTAATTTATCTCATATGGTCACTATTAAAAAGAATTATGAGATCTGAAGAGTATCTTGCAGTTTGAATACTTTTTAAATTGGAATTTAACCTGTTTGAACAATGTAAATATATAACTAATATATTTATACTAGttatatatttacattattaatatagaatatattaCATTATAGTTATATATTATATAACTGTATaataaatctataaataaataaccttTCAAATAATATGAACAGTTGCTTGGACCATCTCTAGCATCCTCAATTAAAAAGGCAGTAATTGTTCTGGGATATACACCATCAATGTAACATCTTTCAATCTTGGCACCTATTGCAGCATTGGTAGTAAGTTTATCTAAGTATAGCTTTTTTATCTAAGTATATTGCTTTTTGGGatcattctctttttctgtcttccctGAAGGCACTTCACAAATGGCTGACCATTCTTTACTAAGTTTGTGTCAGCTTGCTAGTTTTAtgtaaaaaggaataaaaaagggtTTGCTGTTCTACACATTGTTTGAGTGTAATCATAAAGGTAAAGAACTTTGAGAACAATGTTCTTAACAATGGAAAGATCTGTCAGTATTAGTAAACATGTGGTATTAATTTATGCAAACCCCTGTCTGGTCTTTTAAGATATTATTCCCTCCataattccttgttttgtaGGCATGCTGTCTCACTGAAGAGCCTTAAACCTCTTCCACAGACCTCTCCTATGGAGGGCTGGAACACTGTGCCAgggaagaagataaaaaagtTTTACCCAACGTGGGGGCAGAATGCTCAGCCTGGTAGGACTGTACCTGTCTGTGTGACAAAATCTTCTTTGTCAGATGTTTTGTCCcaaagagcttaaaaaaatGATTAAAACAAAAGTCTTACCTGTTTTTACCTTGTTATCACAGATGCAGAGTGCAGAGGGCCAAAGAATCAGAGCAAGTCAATCAAACCCCAGTCAGCACTACCTCCTCGACTTCAGCATACTGTGGGAACCAGGCAGCACCAGTTCTTGTGTTCTGGGCCCCAGCCTCATCAGACCTCAACTGAGCAAAAAGCTCCGGGCAGGAATCCTCCACAGTCTGCAAGGTAAAACTGCAAACAGCATCTTTCCTGGCTTGAACTCTTAACTGAGCTTCTGGAAGCCCAGGTATCTGCTTCAGATGTTTCCAGCATACTCTTTTGAAATACATTGCCACTGAATGCTTAGGAATTGTCCCAAGTCTTTAAGAATACACACTGGCACAggaacaataatattttttttttttgtgcatggCAGAAACTGCCTACAaagccacatttttttcttggaaagtgGATGTTAGTGTGGATTATGTTatagttgtttttctttttggttggGGCTGAAATAATGCTGTAAGTGCTTCTTGGGCATGGCTAAGATCTTCCCTCAGCTTTTGCTGAACCTGTCATAGGGGACTGCTTTGTGTTCTGACTTAACCTTTGAAAGGAGCATTAAAAGAGTGTTTTGCCTGCATTTGTTGGTAGTGACTTTTTGATTCCTTTGGCTGCTTCAGCAGAGTTTCTATTTCCATACTTGcaccttcttcctttctcctaaGCCAGGAGTTTGTGTTGGGTTCGATGCAGAGTTTCTCAGTCCGAGCAATCCTCTTTGTCTTTGCGTGCGCAGGAAGGCGGAGCGCGAGCGCGGCGAGGAGCTGAGCCACGGCAGCAGGGACTGTAACTACTTTGGGCTGTCTCCGGAGGAGCGCAGGGAGAAGCAGGCCATAGAGGAGTCTCGGTCCCTGTATGAGATCCAGCAGCGGGATGAAcaagcttttcctgctctttgcaaTGTATGTTGGATTCCTTGTAATTAACAGTGCACTTTCCATACTTGCCTGTGAACCTTTCATTAGCCATTGGTTTGCTGTCCTTGAATCACACCGCAATTCAAAAATTAGGGATATTCATTTTGCACTCGCTTTGTAATTAGAAGTACAGGTATCTACAATGCTTTATATGTTAAAGATAAGAAAATACACCTAATAGTTTATCCTGGGAATAATTGAATGGCCGCCACACAATGCTTTAGGTGTGTAAATATGGGAGACGTGTGAGCATCTGTATTTGTAGGATTTTGTAGAGATCATTCTACTGATGCAATTTTAATGAAAGCGGGTGGGAGTCCTAGTACATACAGAGAAGTGAGCAGATCCTGTGGGTAAAGAGCTACTACTCTCCACATAAGTTTCTTCCAGAGATGTGTGGGACTTTTTGGGTTTAACTCCTATGGCAAACAGAAACAAGAAGAAGGCTGGAAGAATGACTAGGAGAAAGACTGAAGCCTAAGGAACAGAGGTTGCTCTCTCCTGGGTAATAAGTTTGCTGTATTTGCtcacctgcaggaggaggatgtgATTTATCGTCTGAGTGAAACAGATTTTGTCATGTCAGCTAGTGACACGAATGCTCTTAAAGGGCACTTGGCAAAATGTAGCAATGAATGAGAAAGAGGAGATGAATCTGCGGGATACTGAGCCAGactcccccccttcccctttctGCCTATCACGGACATAAATATTATCATGAAGGCATAATAGTATCATAGCAGATGATGGTAAAGTGTCACTGGACTGATTACATAAAGTggtatttctgcttttgtcaACTTCTTCAGAACCAGTTAGTCTGTCAGGCTGCTACACAGACTGTGGATAATGTAAACCAGAAAAAGTTCTCCAATagtgaaagaagaaacagcaaGTGGACAGCAGAGGTGgaagagcagaaggagaaaggtAAAACTGAATGGGTTTAGATAatggctgtttttttttttttaatttgcttggttttgttacCAGCCTCTGAATTTATTCAAGATGGGGCAATTGTTTAGGCAATGAGGGGAAAGTTATCCTGAGTAGCAGTGCCAAACTAAAATGGGCTGGAGGTAGCAAGGGTGTGGTTTGTGAAGAAAGTACATTTCCCTGCTTTATGAATGTGGCTGAGAGAGTAGACTCCTGTCTGGAATTTTTGTAGtaaatgggaagagaaatgagaaaaactgaaagacTCACCAGAGCTACCCTAAATTAGATCCTTTTGAAATTCTAGAGTGTGTGGCACAAAGTGCCAGTGGGAAGAGCCTTAAGAGTAATTTATGAAGCAGTTAAAAGTACTCACTGTAGTGTGGTTAAGAATTAGCATACCTTGGTAcaggagggggagaagaaggGTACAGAAGGGTTGGAAAAACAAACCTGTTTACAGTAGAAAGCTTTGTCACATGGTCAaaattttgtttgggttttctctctccccccaGTCGCTTACAACACTGCAGCTTCTCTTCATGGATTTaaagcttttcctcctctgtgagGAAGTGGAACATGGCAGTAATAGAAGAAAGCTGTAGGTGCCAGGAGGAGGTAGTTAGTAAATCTCTGCTAattgcaaaggaattttttaagGAACgttcacatttttttaatgaatgttcATGTagagaaagctggagagaaagTAAAGACTCCACTGTCATGATGAATTTGGCTGAAGGTCATGGCATGTccagctttctctgctttttgtgaCACTCAGATTTGCATTGCCTCTTGTGAAACTAGGTTAACAATCCTATGGGAATCAAGTATACTTCCTTCTGAGTGTTTAGGGATTCTTACTGCTGCTCGGGGATTTGGCAGTAATTCTCAAAATCAATACTGTTTCCATTTATACTGCTGTCAGTTGTGACAGAGTATATAACAAGCTTTTAAAAGTCTATATATACTACTGATAATCTGGGCATGAGTTTGATTGACAAGCTGTGATAGCCAGATCTGAACATAAGCCAGAATGTGAAGAATTTGTTCAGATCTTATTATGCCACGATTTTTTTTTAACGCTGTCTTCCCCACCAAAGTATTTGCTGGTGCTTGAGGAATGAAACTTTGTGCAGCAGTCTGAAAACTTTTTTAGATCTTTTAATCCACTGcaacattttaaactttttttttaatcagtcaAAAGTAGACAAGACTTTGAGCTTCTTTTATCTAACACCTGAATATGAAAATGCCAATCAGAGCACTTTCCCTTTAAGAAAAGTCCAAACTTGTTTCATTAGGAGCAATTTAGGATGAATATATTTAAAGGGACAGCTGCGTTTCATTCCTGCTTTCCCCAAGCATCACTGAAATGGTTTCCAAACATCACTAAAGAATACCTGTAGAGTTACAGAACCCAGGTTGAAGTAGCTGCTCTGTTACTGCCCAAATAAATACCTGTTTGTTTTAGGATTTGATCTTtggtaaaaatagaaatttaagtTTTCTGAAGTAATTATATATAAGCTATAGGTTTAGTTTTGAAAGTTTAATTTTGGAAAGACAAACTAACTGGCTTAAGTTGTGATAGCCATAAGTGGTGTAATGGTTCATTTACTAGGTTATGTCTTGGTGTTGCAGAGTCAAATTCCAGGCAGATCCACTTAAGTCAGAAGCTTGAGCCAAATTCATCTGAGGTAATCTTAAAGAAAAgaccaaaattttttttaatgttattgcTTCTCTGATACATGATTAGCAGAGCAGTAGCTGCCTTTAGAGCTgtgattgctgctgctgctttacagCTTTTAGTGAAATACTCCTAAGGCTGGAGGCTTGTATTTCTGTCAGCTTTCCTCAGCCCTGTAACCTATACTTAGTCTTTCTCTGCAATCAGAGCCCTCAAACCTGGGCTATTGAGAGCACTTACAAATCTGGATTTGTAATTGCTTAGCACAGTCTGTACTTCCAGTATAATGGGACCACAGAAGATTTGATGTTTGCTAATAGCTATTGTGCTAACAGACCATGAGCTCTGAAGTTCAGTGAAGATTTATGGCCTCTTTTTGGCTTTTAACCTTTGCTGTCCTTTCAATGAGCAAATTGTCACACTAGTTTAATATATGATGGGTGCTTAGCCCACTTTGTACGGAGTGTGGTTTACTGTTTGTGAATAACTCTTTGTAAAGTTAATCTTACTATTAGACTAGCTGTGTATGTTGTTTCTAACTTTGCTTTAGAAGAATAGTCAAGATGAGAGTTATCCAAAAGCTTCATCTCCTTTGGAACAAGTAAAAACAGATTCTCCGATTCTTGCTGAGCAAGTAAGAAATGTTTGTTTGATTTCAAAGTTTTCCAGTCAGGAGACTTCAGACAAAGGGGAGCTTCATCACAGCCACGTATGTATTACAATACTGGCTTTTAATTACACAGTCATTTCTATGGTGATAATGCTAAAATTTCATATGTACCGTTAGGAATCTGTTATGTCCAGCATATAGATTGTAAAAGGACAACCCTTGATAGAAAAGTAAATCTATTATTTTCTGAGAGAGGAGTTATTTCATGTCTTTCTACCAAGGtagaaatttaaattctttagcttttctttttcaggtctCTCTGAGGTTATTGGTAATTGCTTGTGAGGGTGGCTTTTATTTTGGGTGGGAGATACTTAAATGTAAAGCTTGAGGAGGTGGTTCTAGCACTAATGGCTCTGTGGTACAGGCatggctggacagagctcagagcagatCTCTCCACACAGTGATGCAGCTCAGGTCTCTTTGGGTATGTTCCTAGTTAGTActtccctgcagggatggtggtAGTCCAGATAAGGCTGAGTCATCAGGGTCACCAACCATGACAGGATtcagatttgtttgtttttccagaaccTGACCGAGTGCTTGCCGAGCGTAACTCCGACACCCTCTCCAGTCTTCTCTGAGGTGCATTTACCTCCAGCAGTGCCTTCTGTACCAGCCATTGTGCCAGCTTGGCCAAGTGAGCCAGCAACATATGGACCAGCAGGTTTGCAGAAATACTAACATAAATCAGAAATTACTAACCCTGGAAAATACTTTAACTCTTTTAACTCTCTTACTAACTTGAAGATAGTCCCAGGAGACACTGTCTCGTATAATTTCACATTCCAAAGGCAGGCATTCATAGGAATGTAGTTTCTCACTGCTGAAAGCTAGTGAGAGTTCTAACAGATCTTTGCCTGTACAGTTTGCTTGACTCCCAACCTGAAGGTACAAGAGGGTTGTGTACTTAAATGGCCGTTTTTCCTCTTGAGTGGGGTAGCATTGAGTTTTGAGGATCTGCTTAAGGTAGAACATACTGTCAGCATGTTGAAACCTGGTAAGTGTTTGTTCTCTGTGTCCCATGTAACAATAGGCTCCTTGGTTTACTCCTGAGGACAAGCTTGGGACTTTTATGTCTGAATTTAATGAGATCCATTTGGACTTGAGCTGCAAAGCCAGTGTAATGGGTTTTGATGTGCTGTGCATATCTTGTGGTCTGTGAAGTTAGCTTAGAATCCATAGTGCTCATTTGATCAGGTGCTGCATTTGCTCTCACACTGCTGTTTCTGTACAAGAACCAGCTTTCAGATCAGCCTGCTTTGTTCACATGAGACAGTCACAATCCTATCTCACTTGACTGTGTCTGTGACAGAAGATGTGCAGCCCAGTTGATCTAAGCTCAGATTCAGAGTTAACTCTAAATGACTAGTCAGAATGAGAACTTCAGGGATTCACATGAAAGTTTGAGTTCCcccatttttttaattccttcctaTTTCCTTCTGGcattcataattttaaaaaagaaacatgggATCAGTTCAGTTTTTGGAAAGCTTAGATAAATTGTTTCAATCTTTCTGAAAACTATTCTCTGCATTTTGAATCCTGCTTTTCTGATGTCTTTTGGTTTGTGATTATTTATCTCTATATATACATATCTATAGATATGCATTGATACCTGTTCTATTTCTATACGTATAATTGTAtctcttttggggttttttccctctagGTATTCCAACCCAAATACCTGCTTCTTCACTGATGCCAGGACCAGCCACGGGACCTGACTCTATAGTATCACAGGCTCAGGTAACATCTGCTTCAGGTGCTGGAGTTCCTGTGTGGCTACAAGCAGTTAACCAGCCTTTAATGCCTTTGCCTCAGACTCTGAATCCCTACCAGGATCCACTATACCCCGGATTCCCTTTTaatgaaaagggagaaagagcCGTTGCACCTCCTTACTCCCTCTGCAGTACTGGGGATGACTTACCTAAAGGTGAGAAGTCTGAATTTGACACCATTTTTTCTAATAGGtcttcttttcttaaaacacagataaacaaaactttttttggtCCTGTTGTCATTCTTTGTCCGAAGATCCAATAGTTGTCATTCCGTGATTTAAGACGTGGGAGGGAATATTGAATAGAGTTGTAACTCTTTAGTTTGCATTGCCGACATTGTGACTGTTTCAAGTGGTTACACCTGGAAATCTGGTAGAATCATTTTGTAGTTCTTAGCTTGTCCCATCACAGCTTGAGGTTTTGTGCATGTAAAGAATTATATTTGGAGAACTGCTCCTGTCAGAGTAATAGGTTTACTCATGTCATTTAAAAGCTTGGAAGCTGTTGAGCATTTCCTTACTGATCTGGGAAAATACAGGTTTTGGCATACTATGAATGCAAGGTATGTCCATAAAAAACATCTCATGTCTGACTGCACtgtggtgtttgttttgtgaACTGTTTCTTTAACAACTAGAAGTTCACAGACtgttaaaactgaaatttaaactGCTGTTGTGTTCTAGATACCTTACTgtggcaaaaaaccccaacttaaTCAGTTGAAGACATGCAAGTAGTAACTTAATATTGGTGTTCTCTACTGAAATGGAACTTCATGCAGTTTTTGCAtcagatgaaatattttaggTCCTTATAAAtactcttcctttcttttttttttttagataagaATATTCTTAGATTTTTCTTCAATCTTGGTGTGAAGGTAATTCTTCAAACTTccttatgttttcatttttgttacAAAAATTGCTTGTGAATAATTGTTGGTacttaaaatgcagaaaatttgtTGCTGCAGGTGTACATTTTAAGTCCATCTTTCAGATTGAAATACTTCCttattttgtgttctgttaACTGGGATTCCAGCAGTTGTCCACAGTGCACTTCAAGTCAGCAGAAATCAAATTCCTGTCAGTAGCATAGTGAGACCTATTGGCTTCCAACTGTGGCTGGACAGCTGGCAAATTGTGCTTTACAAAGTCACAGATAAATTGTGAATGTGAAGATGGTTCTTTTTGGATGACATGCATAGGGAGTGAGAAAATGCCCTCAGACTTCAACCTTGGCTGTGTACTGGCAATGCCACTGCAGTGCAGATCCCAAAATATTTCCCTGGGGCCACTCCCTGAAGTACTCTACATGTCTGTTCTTTCTGCTCAGGTTAATGATAATAGTATTCTACCTTTTTGATAATTATAGTAGTGCGTATGTGTAAATGTGCAAATCTGTGGTGTGGTTGGGGAAGAGGCTTAGCCAAAACCCAATATTTTCCATTGCTTGGCAAGGCAaagttgtttgctttttctcccttctgcacaaaatgtttcttttttaccttcttttaCTCCTTCTGTCAGGCAAACTACTTTGGGCAAGGTGCTCAGAGCTCTTGGGCTTATTTGATGGGACTTTGGCCATAGCAACGATATTGTTTCCTGTCTGGGCATGGAAAGGGAATATTCAGCACAGTTTCCAATGTAAATTTGATACCTCTGCCTAATATAAGTCTCTGTGCTTAATAAGAAATCCATTAAGTCATTAATTAGCAAGTTGTCCCTACATTGCATTTAAACAGCCTGAGTTTCCTAAGCTGACATGCTTGGGACTTTCCTTACTGCTACAGCGGATTATTTAGGTTCTAGCCTGTTGTTTGGTGCTTCAGCAccatctgctgctcccagcccacgTTGTAGTGGCTGTGCTGCTTCGCTGGTGTCACAGGGTACAGCAGGGTACCTGTGCAttgtctggctgctgctctgctccagaccctgccctgcccacatCCTTCCACTGCCCACTGAGAGGAAAGgggctcctgcagaggaggTCTGCATAGGCTTTCCAGGATGGTTTGCTCCAGCAACTGTTTCTACAGAGTCCAGTTCATTAACGTGGAGGTCGAGAAAAGGGAAAGGGTCACCACCTGAGGTGGACAACTTTAGTGTAGTGGCCTTTGCAAACTAAGGTCTCGTAGAAGAAATTGCCAATTAGTAACTGGGATTCTGGAAAATGAGtttgaaatgtttctcttcAAACAAACAGCTAGAGCATGACTTACTAAGTCAAGCTTTATGTCGTTAACCATATAGAAATTGTTACTAAATTTTCTTATTGGTCATAACTGTTGCCCATTTCAACTGCActtggaaaggaaacaaaaattaagaacGCCATCCTAGAGTCATATGATTTAGAATGGAGGGCAGTCACTGTAaagaaaattcacttttatCTCCTGTAATTGTTTTGAAATGGTGAATGACTGATGTGCTTTTATGTCTCTCTGAACATTCAAAAGATCAAATAACtgatttaattgttttttttctcctgctgtgttGCAGGCATATAGTTGTCCCATGTGGGCACCCCATTCTTACCTGTACCCCCTGCACCAGGCCTATTTAGCTGCTTGTAGAATGTACCCAAACGTGTCCCTTCCTGTGTATCCGCACAACCCCTGGTTccaggaggctgctcctgctcagaaCGAAAATGAAACTGCACGACCAAACAGGCACTTTGCTGTCCAGACCGAGGTCAGGTCCAATGGTCAGATTCCACAGGTTGACAGATCTCCATCACTGCCTCTGATCATACCTTCAGCTCAGGTGACGGAAAGTCAAGGACAGGTCTGTGTCGAACCGGAGAATCCAGCGCAAGCTCTTCACGCTAACTACGAGGAGTCcctgagagggaaaaatatGTTCCCGCAGCCACCCTTTGGACACAATCACTTTCTAGGAGCTGTTCCAATAGCGcctcctttctttcctcactTCTGGTATGGGTACCCAGTTCAGGGTTTCATTGAGAATTCAGTAGCGAGACCTAATCTTGTCTTGTCTCCTGAGGAcaaagaggcagcagctggcacctCTGCCAGCATGTACGTGGGCAAAGAATGCAGCCCTCCAGTTCCTGGAGTGaactgtgcagagcagctccagaagaCAAGCAGTGGCAGTGGCTCCAATACCGTCCCAttcccagtggctgctgcagggacccTGAAAGACACTTCAGCCAGGGCACCTCAGCTGGAGCAAGCCTGTCCTTCGGCCGCTCCTAAGCAGAAAGCAGCCGGGCAGCAGCATCGCCCTCCACAGACACAGGGCCCAGAGAGGCCGACGGCAGGGCCAAGCACGCAGCCACTGCTGGCAGAACCTCCCAAAAATGAACTGAAACCCAGCACTCCCGGCCGGAAGGAGAGGCCTGCTAAAGGGAGAGAGTCCAAGGGCACTGGGAACGTGCAGACGGAAAGCAGGGCCCAGAGAACCAGGGAGGAGAGCTCTGAAGATGACACTGAGGTTTCCGACATGCTGAGGAGTGGCAGATCCAAGCAGTTCTATAACCAGACTTACGGAGGAGGCAGAAGGCCCAGACCCGACAGGGGTTATTCCAGCAGGGGAGGATACCAGTTCCAAAGAAATGAGGAGGCCTGGAAAGGACCacccagcagaagcagagatgACGGCTACCAGTATCAGAGAAACTTTAGAGGGCAGCCATATAGGAATGACAGGAGAAGGGCAACACTGGGAGATAATCAGAGGGGGCAGCAAGCATAAAATGAGTGGATAATTGGGAAATTTAAGCAAAAAGTAATTTGAAGTAGCAgtttaaaatcttaatttctttttagtgAAGTTCAATGATGTTTAATTTTGGGCTAATTTTTGGCAAGTAAAGACTAGGAGGATGTCAAGTCCTACCATAGGGTTCTTTGGGGGGATTCTAGATTTGTTTGGCTTAGCAGTTTTTCTTCAATGtcaaattaggaaaaaaaataggtatagtgtttgataatttttttccccacagaggTTTCTGTTTGTGATAGAAGATGGGTATGTGCGTTTACTAGAGTGACAAATGACAGCATTTGATGTGATCTAGATTCTAAAATTGACAGTAACATTGCACcaaatataaatgtatattttatcATACAATGCCTTAGTTCTGAACTGAGCTAAAGGAATTCTCAGCC encodes:
- the OTUD4 gene encoding OTU domain-containing protein 4 isoform X1, which translates into the protein MDAADRAGGGEQSHPGGGRDAPGDTSMDRYLRSQGLYRKKVAKDGSCLFRAVAEQVLHSQSRHIDVRMACVDYLRKNREKFEAFIEGPFEDYLKSLENPQEWVGQVEISALSLMYKKDFIIYQEPNASPSRVTENGFSDKVLLCFSNGNHYDIVYPIEYAEKAALCQSLLYELLYEKVFDMDVKKIMAELSAVGVTEESNGSSEVSASDSEDDNYRSKATTVSDMNGMKSLSGNKHLESNGNPTSLVLPKKVLKSLDPLVYRNIEYDVWLQSKWDQQKQDFSIAAGMQYSIGDKCKVRLDHNGKFYNAHIQEVFSENGPVVVFVEELGAKHAVSLKSLKPLPQTSPMEGWNTVPGKKIKKFYPTWGQNAQPDAECRGPKNQSKSIKPQSALPPRLQHTVGTRQHQFLCSGPQPHQTSTEQKAPGRNPPQSARKAERERGEELSHGSRDCNYFGLSPEERREKQAIEESRSLYEIQQRDEQAFPALCNNQLVCQAATQTVDNVNQKKFSNSERRNSKWTAEVEEQKEKESNSRQIHLSQKLEPNSSEKNSQDESYPKASSPLEQVKTDSPILAEQVRNVCLISKFSSQETSDKGELHHSHNLTECLPSVTPTPSPVFSEVHLPPAVPSVPAIVPAWPSEPATYGPAGIPTQIPASSLMPGPATGPDSIVSQAQVTSASGAGVPVWLQAVNQPLMPLPQTLNPYQDPLYPGFPFNEKGERAVAPPYSLCSTGDDLPKDKNILRFFFNLGVKAYSCPMWAPHSYLYPLHQAYLAACRMYPNVSLPVYPHNPWFQEAAPAQNENETARPNRHFAVQTEVRSNGQIPQVDRSPSLPLIIPSAQVTESQGQVCVEPENPAQALHANYEESLRGKNMFPQPPFGHNHFLGAVPIAPPFFPHFWYGYPVQGFIENSVARPNLVLSPEDKEAAAGTSASMYVGKECSPPVPGVNCAEQLQKTSSGSGSNTVPFPVAAAGTLKDTSARAPQLEQACPSAAPKQKAAGQQHRPPQTQGPERPTAGPSTQPLLAEPPKNELKPSTPGRKERPAKGRESKGTGNVQTESRAQRTREESSEDDTEVSDMLRSGRSKQFYNQTYGGGRRPRPDRGYSSRGGYQFQRNEEAWKGPPSRSRDDGYQYQRNFRGQPYRNDRRRATLGDNQRGQQA
- the OTUD4 gene encoding OTU domain-containing protein 4 isoform X4, with the protein product MDAADRAGGGEQSHPGGGRDAPGDTSMDRYLRSQGLYRKKVAKDGSCLFRAVAEQVLHSQSRHIDVRMACVDYLRKNREKFEAFIEGPFEDYLKSLENPQEWVGQVEISALSLMYKKDFIIYQEPNASPSRVTENGFSDKVLLCFSNGNHYDIVYPIEYAEKAALCQSLLYELLYEKVFDMDVKKIMAELSAVGVTEESNGSSEVSASDSEDDNYRSKATTVSDMNGMKSLSGNKHLESNGNPTSLVLPKKVLKSLDPLVYRNIEYDVWLQSKWDQQKQDFSIAAGMQYSIGDKCKVRLDHNGKFYNAHIQEVFSENGPVVVFVEELGAKHAVSLKSLKPLPQTSPMEGWNTVPGKKIKKFYPTWGQNAQPDAECRGPKNQSKSIKPQSALPPRLQHTVGTRQHQFLCSGPQPHQTSTEQKAPGRNPPQSARKAERERGEELSHGSRDCNYFGLSPEERREKQAIEESRSLYEIQQRDEQAFPALCNNQLVCQAATQTVDNVNQKKFSNSERRNSKWTAEVEEQKEKESNSRQIHLSQKLEPNSSEKNSQDESYPKASSPLEQVKTDSPILAEQVRNVCLISKFSSQETSDKGELHHSHNLTECLPSVTPTPSPVFSEVHLPPAVPSVPAIVPAWPSEPATYGPAGIPTQIPASSLMPGPATGPDSIVSQAQTLNPYQDPLYPGFPFNEKGERAVAPPYSLCSTGDDLPKDKNILRFFFNLGVKAYSCPMWAPHSYLYPLHQAYLAACRMYPNVSLPVYPHNPWFQEAAPAQNENETARPNRHFAVQTEVRSNGQIPQVDRSPSLPLIIPSAQVTESQGQVCVEPENPAQALHANYEESLRGKNMFPQPPFGHNHFLGAVPIAPPFFPHFWYGYPVQGFIENSVARPNLVLSPEDKEAAAGTSASMYVGKECSPPVPGVNCAEQLQKTSSGSGSNTVPFPVAAAGTLKDTSARAPQLEQACPSAAPKQKAAGQQHRPPQTQGPERPTAGPSTQPLLAEPPKNELKPSTPGRKERPAKGRESKGTGNVQTESRAQRTREESSEDDTEVSDMLRSGRSKQFYNQTYGGGRRPRPDRGYSSRGGYQFQRNEEAWKGPPSRSRDDGYQYQRNFRGQPYRNDRRRATLGDNQRGQQA
- the OTUD4 gene encoding OTU domain-containing protein 4 isoform X5; amino-acid sequence: MDAADRAGGGEQSHPGGGRDAPGDTSMDRYLRSQGLYRKKVAKDGSCLFRAVAEQVLHSQSRHIDVRMACVDYLRKNREKFEAFIEGPFEDYLKSLENPQEWVGQVEISALSLMYKKDFIIYQEPNASPSRVTENGFSDKVLLCFSNGNHYDIVYPIEYAEKAALCQSLLYELLYEKVFDMDVKKIMAELSAVGVTEESNGSSEVSASDSEDDNYRSKATTVSDMNGMKSLSGNKHLESNGNPTSLVLPKKVLKSLDPLVYRNIEYDVWLQSKWDQQKQDFSIAAGMQYSIGDKCKVRLDHNGKFYNAHIQEVFSENGPVVVFVEELGAKHAVSLKSLKPLPQTSPMEGWNTVPGKKIKKFYPTWGQNAQPDAECRGPKNQSKSIKPQSALPPRLQHTVGTRQHQFLCSGPQPHQTSTEQKAPGRNPPQSARKAERERGEELSHGSRDCNYFGLSPEERREKQAIEESRSLYEIQQRDEQAFPALCNNQLVCQAATQTVDNVNQKKFSNSERRNSKWTAEVEEQKEKESNSRQIHLSQKLEPNSSENSQDESYPKASSPLEQVKTDSPILAEQNLTECLPSVTPTPSPVFSEVHLPPAVPSVPAIVPAWPSEPATYGPAGIPTQIPASSLMPGPATGPDSIVSQAQVTSASGAGVPVWLQAVNQPLMPLPQTLNPYQDPLYPGFPFNEKGERAVAPPYSLCSTGDDLPKDKNILRFFFNLGVKAYSCPMWAPHSYLYPLHQAYLAACRMYPNVSLPVYPHNPWFQEAAPAQNENETARPNRHFAVQTEVRSNGQIPQVDRSPSLPLIIPSAQVTESQGQVCVEPENPAQALHANYEESLRGKNMFPQPPFGHNHFLGAVPIAPPFFPHFWYGYPVQGFIENSVARPNLVLSPEDKEAAAGTSASMYVGKECSPPVPGVNCAEQLQKTSSGSGSNTVPFPVAAAGTLKDTSARAPQLEQACPSAAPKQKAAGQQHRPPQTQGPERPTAGPSTQPLLAEPPKNELKPSTPGRKERPAKGRESKGTGNVQTESRAQRTREESSEDDTEVSDMLRSGRSKQFYNQTYGGGRRPRPDRGYSSRGGYQFQRNEEAWKGPPSRSRDDGYQYQRNFRGQPYRNDRRRATLGDNQRGQQA